One genomic window of Candidatus Margulisiibacteriota bacterium includes the following:
- a CDS encoding aminopeptidase, with amino-acid sequence MDDISKKLEYKKTNGWGNKTIDLGAINEYCHKYITFLSNYKTERQAVAYCTELLAQNGFTEGSTNNFFLTHKDKNVGIVRIPNNYDLTKGVNMLVSHLDCPRLDLKPNPLYEDTDLAYLKTHYYGGIKKYQWVSRALAIHGVIFNKEGKRIDVSIGEDDNDPVFFIADLLPHLSHKVQEDKKIKDAITGEQLNVLVGNMPFLLNNEEDKEKKNSVKLNILHLLNEKYGITEEDFTTAEIEIVPAGKARELGFDRSMIGAYGHDDRVCSYNALKAIIDAKNTEKPMMVWLVDKEEIGSDGNTGAKSAFIRQILKQAFINSGQEPSALKIDECLFNSLALSGDVTGAYDPEWKEVFEARNSAKLGYGVSMEKYGGSRGKSGSSDANAEYISKLRKLFNENNIVWQTGELGKVDEGGGGTVAKFLAAYGMEIVDVGTPVLAMHSPMECCSKLDIFMTYKAYKLFLEKA; translated from the coding sequence ATGGATGATATTTCAAAAAAACTTGAATACAAAAAAACTAATGGCTGGGGAAATAAAACAATAGACCTAGGTGCTATCAATGAATATTGCCACAAATACATAACGTTTCTTTCTAACTATAAAACAGAAAGACAAGCTGTGGCTTACTGTACAGAGCTACTTGCTCAAAATGGCTTTACTGAAGGCTCAACTAATAACTTTTTCCTAACACACAAAGATAAAAACGTGGGAATAGTCAGAATACCTAATAATTATGATTTAACCAAAGGCGTAAATATGTTAGTTTCACACCTTGATTGTCCTCGCCTAGACCTAAAGCCAAACCCTTTGTATGAAGACACTGACCTAGCCTATTTAAAAACACACTACTACGGTGGCATAAAAAAATATCAATGGGTTTCCAGGGCATTGGCAATTCACGGGGTTATCTTCAATAAAGAAGGCAAGCGCATTGATGTCTCAATTGGCGAAGACGATAATGATCCTGTATTTTTTATTGCAGACCTACTTCCCCATCTTTCCCATAAAGTGCAAGAAGATAAAAAAATTAAAGATGCTATTACTGGCGAACAATTAAATGTGCTAGTAGGGAATATGCCTTTTCTTTTAAATAATGAAGAAGATAAGGAAAAGAAAAACTCCGTTAAATTAAACATACTTCATTTACTAAACGAAAAGTACGGAATCACAGAAGAAGACTTTACTACTGCTGAAATAGAAATTGTGCCTGCAGGGAAAGCCAGAGAACTTGGATTTGACAGGTCCATGATTGGGGCCTACGGACATGACGACAGAGTTTGTTCCTACAATGCTCTAAAAGCTATTATAGATGCAAAAAACACTGAAAAGCCTATGATGGTCTGGCTGGTAGACAAAGAAGAAATCGGTTCTGACGGTAACACCGGCGCAAAAAGTGCTTTTATCAGACAAATACTTAAACAAGCCTTTATCAATTCAGGCCAAGAACCAAGTGCACTAAAAATTGATGAGTGTTTATTCAATAGCCTTGCCCTCTCCGGAGACGTAACTGGTGCTTATGATCCAGAATGGAAAGAAGTCTTTGAGGCTAGAAACTCTGCAAAACTAGGATATGGCGTATCCATGGAAAAATACGGTGGGTCAAGAGGGAAATCGGGTAGTTCCGACGCTAACGCTGAGTATATATCTAAATTAAGAAAACTGTTCAACGAAAACAATATTGTTTGGCAAACAGGTGAATTGGGAAAAGTTGACGAAGGCGGAGGAGGAACTGTTGCCAAATTTCTGGCAGCTTATGGCATGGAAATAGTTGATGTTGGCACTCCTGTTTTAGCAATGCATTCGCCAATGGAATGTTGTTCAAAACTAGACATATTCATGACCTACAAGGCTTACAAGCTGTTTCTCGAAAAAGCATGA